A stretch of Saccharothrix texasensis DNA encodes these proteins:
- a CDS encoding ATP-binding protein: MYSERHPRDPARGHDTVVLVMEDHDCPPGPEVASWLRNRVDGRSDRDALRVGVVVGELLDNAWRHGGPPYVLELTTDAWTGTVTVRVRDHTPRHAARWRLGAGLLIVDGLVEQWGVVSAAANTTVWAKVRFDD; encoded by the coding sequence GTGTACTCCGAGCGGCACCCCCGTGATCCGGCACGCGGCCACGACACCGTCGTCCTGGTCATGGAGGACCACGACTGCCCGCCTGGGCCCGAGGTCGCGTCCTGGCTGCGCAACCGCGTCGACGGTCGGTCCGACCGGGACGCCCTGCGGGTGGGCGTGGTCGTCGGCGAGCTGCTGGACAACGCCTGGCGCCACGGCGGACCGCCCTACGTGCTGGAGCTGACGACGGACGCGTGGACCGGCACGGTGACGGTCCGGGTCCGCGACCACACGCCCCGGCACGCCGCCCGGTGGCGCCTCGGAGCCGGGCTGCTCATCGTCGACGGGCTGGTCGAGCAGTGGGGTGTCGTCTCGGCCGCCGCGAACACGACCGTGTGGGCCAAGGTGCGGTTCGACGACTGA
- a CDS encoding beta-xylosidase — MRPQPGGPAAPPAAPTTPGAPAAEWVGVDFSATGGAPTHRASGWIYGMTEDASGPADRFFHDVRFRRMRAGGAQLDSPGGWVSGRYDRRWRATRAQLLRTRSLGGEFILLPHDLWGADGHPIARFPGDDGDWADYDDFLTRLIHDVGAAGAPVQWDLWNEPNLPTFWNRPQAQYFELWRRTHRRVRAAFPRQPIVGPSFAGVPTTDGPWWNQYLDFVHATDTVPDVVSWHALPGDPVADVAAADTTLDARAIPHPRPYQVNEYGAGDEQNPGAGSWYIARLERAGADGLRANWAGAADLHDDLGNLLVRDPSGRHLPKGEWWVYRFYGSQTGLVASVTPGPTRDAFATAAPGVAKVLVGGRGTPGAVAVALQRLDATSGIVRDGRVRVVVHRVPHNGGGAVRGPVAVRDAVVALSGDATTVDLPRADVEDAFTITVLPPPAGRGVGIP; from the coding sequence GTGCGTCCCCAACCCGGCGGACCAGCCGCTCCCCCCGCGGCCCCGACCACGCCCGGCGCGCCCGCCGCCGAGTGGGTCGGCGTCGACTTCTCCGCCACCGGCGGCGCCCCGACCCACCGGGCCTCGGGGTGGATCTACGGGATGACCGAGGACGCGTCCGGCCCCGCGGACCGCTTCTTCCACGACGTGCGGTTCCGCCGCATGCGGGCCGGCGGCGCGCAGCTCGACAGCCCCGGCGGCTGGGTCTCGGGCAGGTACGACCGCCGCTGGCGCGCGACCCGGGCGCAACTGCTGCGCACCCGGTCGTTGGGCGGCGAGTTCATCCTGCTGCCGCACGACCTGTGGGGCGCGGACGGCCACCCCATCGCGCGGTTCCCCGGCGACGACGGCGACTGGGCGGACTACGACGACTTCCTGACCCGCCTGATCCACGACGTCGGGGCCGCGGGCGCGCCCGTGCAGTGGGACCTGTGGAACGAGCCGAACCTCCCGACCTTCTGGAACCGGCCGCAGGCGCAGTACTTCGAGCTGTGGCGTCGCACCCACCGGCGCGTGCGGGCGGCGTTCCCGCGACAGCCGATCGTGGGGCCGAGCTTCGCGGGCGTGCCGACGACCGACGGGCCGTGGTGGAACCAGTACCTCGACTTCGTCCACGCCACCGACACGGTCCCCGACGTCGTCAGCTGGCACGCGCTGCCCGGCGACCCGGTGGCCGACGTGGCGGCGGCGGACACCACGCTCGACGCGCGCGCCATCCCCCACCCGCGTCCCTACCAGGTCAACGAGTACGGCGCGGGCGACGAGCAGAACCCCGGCGCCGGCTCCTGGTACATCGCCAGGCTGGAACGCGCCGGCGCCGACGGCCTGCGCGCCAACTGGGCCGGCGCGGCGGACCTGCACGACGACCTCGGCAACCTGCTCGTCCGCGACCCGTCCGGGCGGCACCTGCCGAAGGGCGAGTGGTGGGTCTACCGCTTCTACGGCTCGCAGACGGGCCTGGTGGCCTCGGTGACGCCCGGTCCGACCCGCGACGCGTTCGCCACGGCGGCGCCGGGCGTGGCGAAGGTCCTGGTCGGCGGTCGCGGCACGCCGGGCGCCGTCGCGGTCGCGTTGCAACGCCTCGACGCCACCAGCGGCATCGTGCGCGACGGCCGGGTGCGGGTGGTCGTCCACCGCGTCCCGCACAACGGCGGCGGCGCGGTGCGGGGGCCCGTCGCCGTCCGGGACGCCGTCGTGGCGCTGTCCGGCGACGCCACGACCGTCGACCTGCCGCGCGCCGACGTCGAGGACGCGTTCACCATCACCGTCCTGCCACCGCCGGCGGGTCGGGGGGTGGGGATTCCGTAG
- a CDS encoding EF-hand domain-containing protein — MPVNDMLKAKINHGFTRLDADGDGLLTEQDHVLMGKRAAAALGHDPDSPQEQRIVDAYLRIWHELHLPHIPGGGTSISREQFVASTGSLADDPDAARSSVGAVAEAFLGIADLDADGRVSPDEYLAFQRGHFPDLTEAEAAEAFGHLDVDGDGYLTAEEFTRATVEFWSSTDPDAPGNWWMGRPVA, encoded by the coding sequence GTGCCGGTCAACGACATGCTCAAGGCGAAGATCAACCACGGCTTCACCCGGCTGGACGCCGACGGCGACGGGCTGCTCACCGAGCAGGACCACGTCCTGATGGGCAAGAGGGCCGCGGCCGCGCTCGGGCACGACCCCGACTCGCCGCAGGAGCAGCGGATCGTCGACGCCTACCTGCGGATCTGGCACGAGCTGCACCTGCCGCACATCCCGGGCGGCGGCACGTCCATCTCGCGCGAGCAGTTCGTCGCCTCCACCGGCTCCCTCGCCGACGACCCGGACGCCGCGCGGAGCAGCGTCGGCGCGGTGGCGGAGGCGTTCCTGGGCATCGCCGACCTCGACGCCGACGGCCGCGTGAGCCCGGACGAGTACCTCGCGTTCCAGCGCGGCCACTTCCCCGACCTGACCGAGGCCGAGGCCGCCGAGGCGTTCGGCCACCTCGACGTGGACGGCGACGGCTACCTCACCGCCGAGGAGTTCACCCGGGCGACGGTCGAGTTCTGGTCGAGCACGGACCCGGACGCGCCGGGCAACTGGTGGATGGGCCGCCCCGTGGCGTGA
- a CDS encoding LacI family DNA-binding transcriptional regulator, with protein MNIGEIAKRAGVSRSTVSYALSGKRPVSTATARRINEVIDELGFRPNASARALAEGRTRTLSLVIPPASSRLTDAQLGFVASVVEVAATHDLDVLLSPSGGDHDRSFERIVTGRRVDGVILMEILLDDARVARLEQAGLPFVTIGHVEHPGASWWVDVDYAALIRRCVHHLADLDHRDVVLINRSDELVAAGYGPAVRSSAGFQEAADARGLTAHTVYCADEPAAGLTCFEDIRRRWPEVTAAVTINEAALPGLQQALHRARLDVPRDFSITGVVAGRLAEGFHPPLTAADVPAEEMARLAVDLLVERIADPSATPRNALLEPAVSLRSSTGARRR; from the coding sequence ATGAACATCGGCGAGATCGCGAAGCGGGCGGGCGTGTCGCGCAGCACGGTGTCCTACGCGCTGAGCGGGAAGCGCCCGGTGTCCACGGCGACCGCCCGGCGGATCAACGAGGTCATCGACGAGCTGGGCTTCCGGCCCAACGCCAGCGCGCGGGCGCTCGCCGAGGGGCGGACCCGCACGCTGAGCCTGGTCATACCGCCCGCCAGCAGCCGGCTCACCGACGCGCAGCTCGGCTTCGTGGCCAGCGTCGTCGAGGTCGCCGCCACCCACGACCTCGACGTGCTGCTGTCGCCGAGCGGCGGCGACCACGACCGGTCGTTCGAGCGGATCGTCACCGGTCGCCGGGTGGACGGGGTGATCCTGATGGAGATCCTGCTGGACGACGCGCGCGTGGCGCGGCTGGAGCAGGCCGGGCTGCCGTTCGTGACCATCGGCCACGTCGAGCACCCCGGCGCGTCGTGGTGGGTCGACGTGGACTACGCGGCGCTGATCCGGCGCTGCGTGCACCACCTCGCCGACCTCGACCACCGGGACGTGGTGCTGATCAACCGGTCCGACGAGCTGGTGGCGGCGGGCTACGGGCCCGCCGTGCGGTCGTCGGCCGGTTTCCAGGAGGCGGCGGACGCGCGGGGGCTGACCGCGCACACCGTCTACTGCGCCGACGAGCCGGCGGCGGGGCTGACGTGCTTCGAGGACATCCGGCGGCGCTGGCCCGAGGTGACGGCGGCGGTGACGATCAACGAGGCCGCGCTGCCCGGCCTGCAGCAGGCCTTGCACCGGGCGCGCCTGGACGTGCCGCGCGACTTCTCCATCACCGGGGTCGTCGCCGGTCGTCTCGCCGAGGGCTTCCACCCACCGCTGACGGCGGCGGACGTGCCCGCCGAGGAGATGGCCCGCCTCGCCGTGGACCTGCTGGTCGAGCGGATCGCCGACCCCTCCGCCACGCCTCGCAACGCCCTGCTGGAACCGGCCGTCTCCCTGCGGTCGAGCACCGGCGCCCGCCGCCGCTGA
- a CDS encoding LacI family DNA-binding transcriptional regulator — protein MNRQRVTLADVAKEAGVSVTTASLVLSGRSRDLRISAAAELRVRQAAKDVGYRYRRKVLSAGLSAGFTHTLGFISDAVATSGLAGDMIRGAVDAAREHGALLFVGETDGDRESEQKLIAAMLDRRVDGIVYAAMNTRHVSVPDEIEGGRAVLLNALPDRSSPLPVVVPDEVEAGRTAARALLDAGHRDGICLVGAGVDPDDVPPGSITAAERLVGIREVLDAAGVEIAGARSCRWWLPEQGFAATKALLGRVRPRALICFDDRLAFGAYQALSDAGLAVPADVSVVSFDDHPLAGWMRPALTTIAVPRYELGAKAVEVLLAEQRLPAPTVHRVPMPRRDRSSIASPRPADR, from the coding sequence GTGAACCGACAACGGGTCACGCTGGCCGACGTGGCGAAGGAAGCCGGCGTCTCGGTCACGACGGCCTCGCTCGTGCTGTCCGGCCGGAGCCGCGACCTGCGGATCTCGGCGGCGGCCGAACTGCGGGTGCGGCAGGCCGCGAAGGACGTGGGCTACCGCTACCGTCGCAAGGTCCTGTCCGCCGGCCTCAGCGCCGGCTTCACCCACACGCTCGGGTTCATCTCCGACGCGGTGGCCACGTCCGGTCTGGCCGGGGACATGATCCGCGGCGCGGTCGACGCGGCCCGTGAGCACGGCGCGCTGCTGTTCGTCGGCGAGACGGACGGCGACCGGGAGTCGGAGCAGAAGCTGATCGCGGCCATGCTCGACCGCCGGGTCGACGGGATCGTGTACGCGGCGATGAACACCAGGCACGTGTCCGTACCCGACGAGATCGAAGGTGGTCGCGCCGTGCTGCTCAACGCCCTGCCCGACCGGTCGTCGCCGTTGCCGGTCGTCGTGCCCGACGAGGTCGAGGCGGGCCGGACCGCGGCACGCGCCCTGCTGGACGCCGGGCACCGGGACGGCATCTGCCTGGTGGGCGCGGGCGTCGACCCGGACGACGTGCCACCCGGCTCGATCACCGCCGCCGAGCGCCTCGTCGGCATCCGCGAGGTGCTCGACGCGGCCGGCGTGGAGATCGCCGGCGCGCGGTCCTGTCGGTGGTGGCTGCCGGAACAGGGTTTCGCCGCCACGAAGGCGCTGCTGGGGCGCGTCCGCCCCCGCGCCCTGATCTGCTTCGACGACCGGCTCGCGTTCGGCGCCTACCAAGCCCTGTCCGACGCCGGGCTCGCGGTGCCGGCCGACGTCTCCGTCGTCTCCTTCGACGACCACCCGCTCGCCGGGTGGATGCGTCCCGCGCTGACCACCATCGCCGTCCCGCGCTACGAGCTGGGCGCGAAGGCCGTCGAGGTGCTCCTGGCCGAGCAGCGCTTACCGGCGCCGACCGTTCACCGCGTCCCCATGCCCAGGAGGGACCGCTCGTCCATCGCGTCGCCCCGCCCGGCGGACCGGTGA
- a CDS encoding carbohydrate-binding protein, translating to MTAVLSGMAVAVLTAPAVHAATTRYEAEAAPATCDGALASNHSGYSGSGFCDSGGAVGATARFTVDAAGAGAATLAIRYANGSTARPADISVNGAVAQAGSAFDGTGAWHTWTTKTLTVPLTAGRNTVQLAATTTGGLANIDYLDVTTAGGEAGVRKMESLGRGVVAVRSGTTGVLVSWRLLGLDPAGIGFNVYRSTDGGGEVRLNSAVLTGGTNFTDSTADVTRANSYRVRPVVAGVEQAPSGAFTLAANRAVEPVVRVPLRAGGAVKFLWVGDLDGDGEYDYVLDRQTSPQKIEAYRRDGRFLWQVDMGPNSTDQDNIEGGSSTIDVGHNDGVTVQDLDSDGRAEVAVRIANGVTFGNGVRFTDSNNNRQFIAILDGLTGAPRATAPVPTDYLADGPMYARFGVGYLDGVNPSLVSFMKNRIGSGDFNLMFAAWRFTGSALTMQWKFLRGNQNLPDGHNTRIIDVDGDGKDEIAEIGFVLNGNGTLRYTLGPAGVVHGDRFHLADLDPGRPGLEGYGVQQVNPSGLRDYYYDAAGGGIIWRHTESGTADVGRGMAGDIDPRHPGMEVWAFSGVYNAATNRLTQSSTSLQPWPQLGLYWDGDTTMELLNDGKFEKWNPTSPTTTNSVPRLLTTSQYGAVDAAQGNSPTLYGDLFGDWREEVVHTNAAFTELIIFTTDRPSGTRLYTLAHNPAYRNAMTLKGYLQSHHVDYFLGAGMATPPRPAITYPPR from the coding sequence GTGACCGCAGTCCTGTCCGGTATGGCGGTGGCGGTGCTGACCGCGCCCGCCGTGCACGCCGCGACGACCCGGTACGAGGCCGAGGCCGCACCCGCCACCTGCGACGGGGCCCTCGCGTCGAACCACTCCGGCTACTCCGGCTCCGGGTTCTGCGACTCCGGAGGCGCGGTCGGCGCGACGGCCCGGTTCACGGTCGACGCGGCCGGCGCCGGCGCCGCGACCCTCGCCATCCGCTACGCCAACGGCTCCACCGCCCGCCCGGCCGACATCAGCGTCAACGGCGCGGTGGCGCAGGCCGGCTCCGCGTTCGACGGCACCGGCGCGTGGCACACCTGGACGACCAAGACGCTCACCGTGCCGTTGACGGCTGGCCGCAACACCGTGCAGCTCGCCGCCACCACCACCGGCGGACTGGCCAACATCGACTACCTCGACGTCACCACCGCCGGCGGCGAGGCGGGCGTCCGGAAGATGGAGAGCCTGGGCCGCGGCGTGGTGGCGGTGCGCTCCGGCACCACCGGGGTCCTGGTCAGCTGGCGGCTGCTGGGGCTGGACCCGGCCGGGATCGGCTTCAACGTCTACCGGTCCACCGACGGTGGCGGCGAGGTCAGGCTCAACTCCGCCGTGCTGACCGGCGGCACGAACTTCACCGACTCGACGGCCGACGTCACCCGGGCCAACAGCTACCGCGTCCGACCGGTGGTCGCCGGCGTGGAGCAGGCGCCCAGCGGCGCGTTCACCCTGGCCGCCAACCGGGCGGTCGAGCCCGTGGTCCGGGTGCCGTTGCGCGCCGGCGGCGCGGTGAAGTTCCTGTGGGTCGGCGACCTGGACGGCGACGGCGAGTACGACTACGTGCTCGACCGGCAGACCTCGCCGCAGAAGATCGAGGCCTACCGCCGCGACGGGCGGTTCCTCTGGCAGGTCGACATGGGCCCCAACAGCACCGACCAGGACAACATCGAGGGCGGCTCGTCGACCATCGACGTCGGCCACAACGACGGCGTCACCGTCCAGGACCTCGACAGCGACGGTCGGGCGGAAGTCGCGGTGCGGATCGCCAACGGCGTCACCTTCGGCAACGGCGTCCGGTTCACCGACAGCAACAACAACCGCCAGTTCATCGCCATCCTCGACGGCCTGACCGGCGCGCCCCGCGCGACCGCGCCGGTGCCGACCGACTACCTGGCCGACGGCCCGATGTACGCGCGCTTCGGCGTCGGCTACCTCGACGGCGTCAACCCGAGCCTGGTCTCGTTCATGAAGAACCGGATCGGCAGCGGCGACTTCAACCTCATGTTCGCCGCCTGGCGGTTCACCGGCTCCGCGCTCACCATGCAGTGGAAGTTCCTGCGCGGCAACCAGAACCTGCCCGACGGCCACAACACCCGCATCATCGACGTCGACGGCGACGGCAAGGACGAGATCGCCGAGATCGGGTTCGTGCTCAACGGCAACGGCACGCTGCGCTACACCCTCGGCCCGGCCGGCGTGGTGCACGGCGACCGCTTCCACCTCGCCGACCTGGACCCCGGCCGCCCCGGACTGGAGGGCTACGGCGTCCAGCAGGTCAACCCGAGCGGCCTGCGCGACTACTACTACGACGCGGCCGGCGGCGGCATCATCTGGCGGCACACCGAGTCCGGCACCGCCGACGTGGGCCGGGGCATGGCAGGCGACATCGACCCCCGCCACCCCGGCATGGAGGTCTGGGCCTTCTCCGGCGTCTACAACGCGGCCACCAACCGGCTCACCCAGTCGAGCACGTCGTTGCAGCCGTGGCCGCAGCTGGGCCTGTACTGGGACGGCGACACCACCATGGAACTGCTCAACGACGGCAAGTTCGAGAAGTGGAACCCGACCAGCCCCACCACGACCAACAGCGTGCCGCGACTGCTCACCACCTCGCAGTACGGCGCGGTCGACGCGGCGCAGGGCAACTCCCCCACCCTCTACGGCGACCTCTTCGGCGACTGGCGCGAGGAAGTCGTCCACACCAACGCCGCGTTCACCGAACTGATCATCTTCACCACCGACCGACCGAGCGGCACCAGGCTGTACACGCTGGCGCACAACCCCGCCTACCGCAACGCGATGACCCTCAAGGGCTACCTGCAGTCCCACCACGTCGACTACTTCCTCGGCGCGGGCATGGCCACTCCTCCCCGACCGGCCATCACCTACCCGCCGAGGTAG
- a CDS encoding LysR family transcriptional regulator, producing MHDLETRELAYFVAVAEELHFGRAADRLGIAQPPLSRAIRRLEQRLGVRLFDRDRRGVALTEAGGVMLREARTALDAVAAVARRTRRAGDPRRPLVLVTKAGASHELLQRLLDAAAREPGAAPVEVLLCEVGEQAGLLRDGSADVALMHRPFDDLVGFDTEDLHVEGQVALLPAGHPLAARDRLALADVRAVPDLPIARWPRLDGTYPDGPGPEVRTQSQLAQLVALGKALLVIPASSRAWQWPDHVAVPVVDAPDVTTVIAWPAGSSSRAIAALVRSAAGLRDAAPR from the coding sequence GTGCACGACCTCGAGACCCGGGAACTGGCGTACTTCGTCGCCGTCGCCGAGGAACTGCACTTCGGACGTGCCGCCGATCGGCTCGGGATCGCGCAGCCGCCGCTGTCGCGGGCGATCCGCCGGCTGGAGCAGCGGCTCGGCGTTCGGCTCTTCGACCGGGACCGCCGCGGCGTGGCGCTCACCGAAGCCGGCGGCGTGATGCTCCGCGAGGCCCGGACGGCGCTCGACGCGGTCGCGGCCGTCGCGCGCCGGACCCGCCGCGCCGGGGACCCGAGGCGGCCGCTGGTGCTGGTGACGAAGGCCGGGGCGTCGCACGAGCTGCTGCAACGGCTCCTCGACGCGGCGGCCCGCGAACCCGGCGCGGCACCCGTCGAGGTGCTCCTGTGCGAGGTGGGCGAGCAGGCGGGGCTGCTGCGCGACGGCAGCGCCGACGTGGCGCTGATGCACCGCCCGTTCGACGACCTCGTCGGCTTCGACACCGAGGACCTCCACGTCGAGGGCCAGGTCGCGCTCCTGCCCGCGGGGCACCCGTTGGCGGCCCGCGACCGGCTCGCGCTCGCGGACGTCCGCGCCGTGCCGGACCTGCCGATCGCCCGCTGGCCCCGGCTCGACGGGACCTACCCGGACGGGCCCGGACCGGAGGTGCGCACCCAGTCGCAGCTCGCCCAGCTCGTGGCGCTCGGCAAGGCGCTGCTCGTCATCCCCGCGTCCAGCCGCGCCTGGCAGTGGCCCGACCACGTCGCCGTGCCCGTCGTGGACGCGCCGGACGTCACCACGGTGATCGCCTGGCCGGCCGGCAGCAGCTCCCGGGCCATCGCCGCGCTCGTCCGCTCGGCGGCCGGGCTCCGCGACGCCGCACCGCGCTGA
- the map gene encoding type I methionyl aminopeptidase, with protein MIELKTPAEIRRMHVAGRFVAEVLDEVGRLADVGVNLLDLEHHVRGMIERRGAESCYWDYAPSFGSGPFRNVICLSVNDAVLHGLPHDYALRDGDVLSADLAVGIDGWVADSARTVIVGTPAEEDLRIIRATEDALEAAIEVARPGNRLGDISAAIWAVARDHGYPVNTEFGGHGIGRTMHEDLHVSNKGRPGRGLTLRPGLTLALEPWFTRTTDRIVYDDDGWTIRSADGSRTAHSEHTIAITEDEPLVLTRRDSEDPATKADPAGG; from the coding sequence GTGATCGAGTTGAAGACGCCTGCGGAGATCCGCCGCATGCACGTGGCCGGGCGCTTCGTCGCCGAGGTGCTCGACGAGGTCGGCCGGCTCGCCGACGTGGGCGTCAACCTGCTGGACCTGGAGCACCACGTGCGCGGCATGATCGAACGGCGCGGTGCGGAGTCGTGCTACTGGGACTACGCGCCGTCCTTCGGCAGCGGGCCCTTCCGCAACGTCATCTGCCTGTCCGTCAACGACGCCGTGCTGCACGGCCTGCCGCACGACTACGCGTTGCGCGACGGCGACGTGCTCAGCGCGGACCTCGCGGTCGGCATCGACGGCTGGGTGGCCGACTCGGCGCGCACGGTGATCGTCGGCACGCCCGCCGAGGAGGACCTGCGGATCATCCGCGCCACCGAGGATGCGTTGGAGGCGGCGATCGAGGTGGCGCGGCCCGGCAACCGCCTGGGTGACATCTCCGCGGCCATCTGGGCGGTGGCCCGCGACCACGGCTACCCGGTCAACACCGAGTTCGGCGGCCACGGCATCGGCCGGACCATGCACGAGGACCTGCACGTGTCCAACAAGGGCCGACCGGGCCGCGGCCTGACGCTCCGGCCGGGGTTGACGCTCGCGCTCGAACCCTGGTTCACGCGCACGACCGATCGGATCGTCTACGACGACGACGGCTGGACCATCCGCTCGGCCGACGGTTCGCGCACGGCCCACTCGGAGCACACGATCGCCATCACCGAGGACGAACCCCTGGTGCTCACCCGGCGCGACTCGGAAGACCCCGCGACGAAGGCCGACCCCGCCGGCGGGTGA
- a CDS encoding SDR family oxidoreductase, giving the protein MDDTKIALVTGANKGIGFAIARGLGAIGFTVAVGARDGARREDAVGRLRAEGVDAFGVALDVTSDDSATEAAATIERTAGRLDVLVNNAGIAGRSDDGAQDPTTLDLDVVRAVLDTNVLGVVRVTNAVLPLLRRAGSPRIVNMSSTMGSLTLRTGPVMAAYAPSKSMLNSVTAQYARRLADTTVIVNAACPGYVATDFTGFAAPRTPEQGAAIAIRLATLPDDGPRGGFFDDEGPIPW; this is encoded by the coding sequence GTGGACGACACGAAGATCGCGCTGGTCACCGGCGCGAACAAGGGAATCGGTTTCGCCATCGCCCGGGGCCTCGGGGCGATCGGCTTCACGGTCGCGGTGGGCGCGCGTGACGGGGCAAGGCGCGAGGACGCCGTCGGACGGCTGCGCGCGGAGGGCGTCGACGCGTTCGGGGTCGCCCTCGACGTCACCTCCGACGACAGCGCCACGGAGGCGGCGGCGACCATCGAGCGGACCGCGGGACGGCTCGACGTGCTCGTCAACAACGCCGGCATCGCCGGCCGGTCCGACGACGGCGCCCAGGACCCGACGACGCTGGACCTCGACGTCGTCCGCGCCGTCCTCGACACGAACGTGCTCGGCGTGGTCCGGGTGACGAACGCGGTGCTCCCCCTGCTGCGCCGCGCGGGCTCGCCGCGCATCGTGAACATGTCGAGCACCATGGGCTCGCTCACGCTGCGCACCGGCCCCGTCATGGCCGCGTACGCGCCGTCGAAGTCGATGCTCAACAGCGTCACGGCGCAGTACGCCCGCCGCCTCGCGGACACGACCGTCATCGTCAACGCCGCCTGCCCCGGCTACGTCGCGACCGACTTCACCGGTTTCGCCGCGCCGCGCACCCCCGAGCAGGGCGCCGCGATCGCCATCCGGCTCGCCACCCTGCCGGACGACGGGCCGCGCGGCGGCTTCTTCGACGACGAGGGCCCGATCCCCTGGTGA
- a CDS encoding extracellular solute-binding protein gives MRPARVCPDGDVDRTSHGSNRFDLDVLTGRQRSRQGTPPREPSPIARRFAVALLAAGLTLSACTSSAGDSGDAGGGTFAVWDPYPRFDGGSQWATVVEDCGARAGVAVERQAYDTSDLTNKVLLAAQQGVAPNALVVDNPVVSTLAEAGMPKANQDTGVDASPASPNLLAAGESEGMTYGVPIGANTLALYYNKAVFADSTIAVPFAVLILASFMSTVPDEVVQAARIDGAGALRVFWSVVLPASRNGVVTAGLFAFLWAWSDFLFAATLDSGGALKPLTLGIYRYTGNNNQEWNAIMATAVVASVPATALLVLAQRFVAADPTPTRSPGSTSSTTRSPRRTSSPPTRPVTAAA, from the coding sequence ATGAGGCCTGCACGGGTCTGCCCGGACGGTGACGTTGACCGGACGTCGCACGGGTCGAACCGGTTCGACCTCGACGTCTTGACGGGTCGTCAGCGCAGCCGCCAGGGAACACCACCCCGTGAACCCTCACCGATCGCCCGCCGGTTCGCCGTCGCCCTGCTCGCGGCCGGTCTGACCCTGTCCGCCTGCACCTCGTCCGCGGGGGACTCCGGCGACGCCGGGGGCGGGACGTTCGCGGTGTGGGACCCGTACCCCCGGTTCGACGGCGGCTCCCAGTGGGCGACGGTGGTCGAGGACTGCGGCGCGCGGGCCGGCGTGGCGGTCGAGCGCCAGGCGTACGACACGTCGGACCTGACCAACAAGGTCCTGCTCGCCGCCCAGCAGGGGGTCGCGCCGAACGCCCTGGTCGTGGACAACCCCGTGGTGTCCACCCTCGCCGAGGCGGGCATGCCGAAGGCCAACCAGGACACCGGTGTCGACGCGTCCCCGGCGTCGCCGAACCTCCTGGCGGCGGGCGAGTCGGAGGGGATGACCTACGGCGTGCCGATCGGGGCGAACACCCTGGCGCTCTACTACAACAAGGCGGTCTTTGCCGACTCCACGATCGCGGTGCCGTTCGCGGTGCTAATCCTCGCCTCGTTCATGTCGACCGTGCCCGACGAGGTCGTGCAGGCGGCGCGGATCGACGGCGCGGGCGCGTTGCGCGTGTTCTGGTCGGTCGTGCTGCCCGCCAGCCGCAACGGGGTCGTCACCGCCGGGTTGTTCGCGTTCCTGTGGGCGTGGTCGGACTTCCTGTTCGCCGCCACCCTGGACAGCGGTGGCGCGCTGAAACCGCTGACCCTCGGCATCTACCGCTACACCGGCAACAACAACCAGGAGTGGAACGCGATCATGGCCACGGCCGTCGTCGCGTCCGTGCCCGCCACCGCGCTGCTCGTGCTGGCCCAGCGCTTCGTCGCCGCGGACCCGACCCCGACCCGTTCACCGGGAAGTACTTCTTCCACGACCCGGTCACCTCGTCGCACGTCTTCACCTCCTACGAGACCGGTCACCGCTGCCGCGTGA
- a CDS encoding MGH1-like glycoside hydrolase domain-containing protein yields MEEFTTARRAFSSGATFTEVATASRRSFPRFADAAPWRGDRTPAAELACHVLWSATVSPAGFVTRPAVLMSKHWMDKVWSWDHCFNALALAPGAPESAWDQLQVVFDHQTEEGALADSITHAEVLHNFVKPPIRLHLDGERLPGAGR; encoded by the coding sequence GTGGAGGAGTTCACCACGGCCCGCCGCGCCTTCTCGTCCGGTGCGACGTTCACCGAGGTGGCCACCGCGTCACGACGGTCTTTCCCGCGGTTCGCCGACGCGGCGCCCTGGCGCGGCGACCGCACGCCGGCCGCCGAACTGGCCTGCCACGTGCTGTGGTCCGCGACCGTGTCGCCCGCCGGGTTCGTCACGCGGCCGGCGGTGCTGATGTCCAAGCACTGGATGGACAAGGTGTGGAGCTGGGACCACTGCTTCAACGCCCTGGCCCTGGCGCCGGGGGCGCCGGAGTCGGCCTGGGACCAGCTGCAGGTGGTGTTCGACCACCAGACCGAGGAGGGGGCGCTGGCCGACTCGATCACCCACGCCGAGGTGCTGCACAACTTCGTCAAGCCGCCGATCCGCCTACACCTGGACGGCGAGCGCCTACCTGGTGCTGGCCGGTGA